From Marivirga harenae, one genomic window encodes:
- the upp gene encoding uracil phosphoribosyltransferase: MYILDKENSIANHFLAELREVDIQKDRYRFRRNLERVAELLAYEISKSLYFQQKPIQTPLEETQVALMHDFPVIVSVLRAGLPFHQGFLNIFDHSDSGFIGAYRKHSDSNNFTIEMGYEALPPLNDRTLILADPMLATGKSLITAIEHITKLARPERIIIAAAIGTPEGVKFISENIRGEYDIYLGSLDRELNEKAYILPGLGDAGDLSFGQKHTQ, from the coding sequence GTTGAGAGAAGTCGATATTCAGAAAGACCGCTATAGATTCAGAAGAAACCTTGAAAGAGTGGCTGAATTGTTAGCATATGAAATATCAAAATCCTTATACTTTCAGCAAAAGCCAATACAAACCCCCTTAGAGGAAACCCAAGTGGCTCTCATGCACGATTTCCCAGTAATAGTGAGCGTATTGAGAGCAGGATTACCTTTTCATCAGGGCTTCCTCAATATTTTTGACCACTCTGACTCCGGATTCATAGGAGCATATAGAAAACACTCTGACAGCAACAATTTCACAATTGAAATGGGATATGAGGCCCTACCTCCATTAAATGACAGGACTTTAATATTAGCCGACCCGATGCTTGCTACAGGAAAATCTCTAATTACAGCGATAGAGCACATTACAAAATTAGCAAGACCAGAAAGAATTATTATCGCGGCCGCCATTGGAACGCCAGAAGGAGTGAAATTCATCAGTGAAAATATTAGAGGTGAATATGATATTTATTTAGGCTCATTAGATCGAGAACTCAATGAAAAAGCCTATATTTTACCGGGTTTAGGAGATGCGGGAGATTTAAGTTTTGGTCAAAAACATACACAATAG